TGTGTGCTATTTTGTATGGTTTTGTTATTTGAAGACATTGGGAGATACCTTTACTAGTTTGCAATTTCAATTTTCTTGGTCATGTTATGGTTCTTTTTCTGGTTTCTGTTTTAAGGTCATTTTGTTTGAGATTTTCTTCTGGGACATGTCAgaaaactttcaatttattgAAAGTAATTTAGTTTCGGTACTTTATTcttttgaaactctattagtgtagcaaaattatgaatttatgtACTAATTGATAAGTGGATTTCATTTACTTGAACTGATAACTGGTTTTATTGATCATTGTCATCAATATCATGGTCAATTACTGTATACTATAGAGTATAGACCCCAATTACGGTTCTGAATGAAATTTTAAGCAACTTTTACACTCAGTGCTTAAAACTCGGTATAGAAATTTGTTACAAAGAACCAGCTTAAAGTAGAGCATTGCAAATAATCAAGATAGATTCTCTTTTTGCAAAAGTATATGAGTTTAGTTTGGTGGTTTTTACTGGTTagatatgaaataaattcaagttaTACAGACTACATAGTTGGTTCTCAAGGCTATTAATGCGTCTTAATTAGCTAATTCTTTCAATTAATGTTATGCAAACAGATTGGAGCGTCCAAGCCACTGTCAGCTGGATACTATCTCAGAACTTGGGTAGTAAGGATGTCTCAATCATTGCTGAGGAAGATACTCATACTCTCTCCGAGATTTCTTCAGCTGGCCTACTAGAAGCTGTAGTTCAAACTGTAAATGAATGCTTGGCTGACGCACCGCGCTTTGGCATTAAAGCTCCAGATAGGAACCTCAGCAATTCAGAGGTTCTTGAAGCTGTTAGTCGATGCAACTCAACCGGCGGTCCTACTGGACCATTTTGGGCTCTTGACCCTGTTGATGGAACACTGGGTTTTGTACGTGGAGATCAATATGCTGTTGCTTTAGCATTGATAGACGATGGGGAGGTTGTTCTTGGAGTTCTTGGTTGCCCAAATTATCCGATGAGAAAAGAATGGTTAAATTATCATCATCGCTATCACCGAATTATATCTAAGTTAACCCCATCGACATCTGAATCTTGGGACAAAGGCTGTGTGATTTATGCAAGGAAAGGCAGTGGAAAGGCTTGGATGCAACCGGTACTCCAAACACATAAGAAGCTAGTGTGGCCAAATTCTGCAAGGCCAGTTCAGGTATCATCCATTGACAATCCGGCATTAGCTACGTTTTGTGAACCGGTTGAGAAGGCAAATTCAAGCCACTCCTTCACGGCGGGGCTAGCTCACAGTGTTGGGCTTAGGTAACGAAACATATTCTATGCTCTTTGTTAGCAGTAGCctatgtagcacggacacgATTACGGCGAAACggtgatattttaatatttcctATGTTagaaatgaagtttcgtgtcagAAACGCCAAATTTTCGACACATTTTTGAAACGGAAAATGTTAATGTTATGAAGCGTCCATGCGCTTACGCTGTAACTAAAGTCAAAAGCTCATCTTATCCATATTTGCGATATCCGCTGAAAGCTTAGATGCTTTGTATGGCAATGGATTGCTAATCAGCTGCAAACTGAAGCTCACGTATCTTGTTCTTCTTTTGCAGAACGCAACCATTGCGCATATACAGCATGGTGAAATATGCGGCCATAGCTCGAGGAGATGCTGAGATATTTATGAAATTTGCAGCATCTGGGTACAAGGAGAAGATTTGGGATCACGCAGCCGGTGTTATTATCATACAAGAGGCGGGCGGTGTGGTTACTGATGCGGGAGGACGTCCCCTGGATTTCTCGAAGGGCATCTATTTAGAAGGTCTTGATAGAGGCATAATTGCTTGTTCTGGAGCCAAATTACACGACAAAATCATTGAGGCTGTCGATGCTAGCTGGAACTCCTCTAGTCTATAATGTTCTTGTCTAACATCAATAAGAGCAACAAGTTACTTAAAACACAAGGCATAAGAATAACAAGAACTATATTAGCCAATCTTGTTACTGGCTTGTGGGGTTTCAGTTTATGTATAGCTAAATAAAAACTTTGTTGTAAAGCATAATTTCTTCTGCAAATCAATGCTGCAGAAAAGCAAGTTATTGTTCATACTGCAGAAATCTCTAATGCGCGTAATTTTTGTGTGGTGTTAATCTTACACAATACTTTACGACCAAGACACGTGTTTGGTGCTGAACAGCCCGTTATGTACAATGCTGTAGTTTCATTACAGACGGCGAGCATGTGCAGACGATGAAGGCACATCCCTAAATAAGAAGGAATTCGGAGGAGATAGTAGTTGCATCTGTATTTTTGTCTGTGCAATAAAGAAACCACAGCCAATAAATTGGTCAATGCAATATTGATTAAGGTAAGGAGTTCAATTAATTTTTGGATCAAGTTTTTCTTGAATAAGATTGTTTGAGTTGATTTTTATACACCATTGGTGGGGCAGGACTCTTGCAAAGATTTTAATGCTGGCTGGCATGTTTCAGAAGCCAAACTTATGTGCTATTACCAGAGTTTGTCATCCAAATAGTTCATATCACCCCATAAACTTGGTATAAAAGATCAAAAGTAAACAGGTTGCCAAGTTGGTGGTTTTggacaaatgaactcacaagttggtaaaataaaaattgagtcATTTTACCCCTTCATTTGTAATCTCACGCCTGCTGTTATTTGGCTACAGGGGTAAAATGATTGAACTTTATCAAGCTGTGAG
This region of Mercurialis annua linkage group LG1-X, ddMerAnnu1.2, whole genome shotgun sequence genomic DNA includes:
- the LOC126665256 gene encoding PAP-specific phosphatase HAL2-like, translating into MLLSCSFFATKFPFILQTARTCAIHKPNCTSYQNNSLISLANFSKSQSLSCSSSSIMEGPQNLGVSCQEFEKYGKELDIAVRAVQMACDLCQKVQDRIVSESNGHVLAKDDKSPVTIADWSVQATVSWILSQNLGSKDVSIIAEEDTHTLSEISSAGLLEAVVQTVNECLADAPRFGIKAPDRNLSNSEVLEAVSRCNSTGGPTGPFWALDPVDGTLGFVRGDQYAVALALIDDGEVVLGVLGCPNYPMRKEWLNYHHRYHRIISKLTPSTSESWDKGCVIYARKGSGKAWMQPVLQTHKKLVWPNSARPVQVSSIDNPALATFCEPVEKANSSHSFTAGLAHSVGLRTQPLRIYSMVKYAAIARGDAEIFMKFAASGYKEKIWDHAAGVIIIQEAGGVVTDAGGRPLDFSKGIYLEGLDRGIIACSGAKLHDKIIEAVDASWNSSSL